The following coding sequences are from one Rathayibacter sp. VKM Ac-2760 window:
- a CDS encoding ABC transporter ATP-binding protein, translating to MAMGTFAERGADLELVGISKQYPGFTAIDSLDLTIPAGSFFALLGPSGCGKTTTLRLVAGLEEPSAGRILIGGADVTATKTFQRPVNTVFQSYALFPHMSILENVAFGLKRRRIDDPVGKAHEALRLVELDHLAQRRPAQLSGGQQQRVALARALVNRPALLLLDEPLGALDLKLRRQMQLELKSIQEEVGLTFLHVTHDQEEAMTMADTVAVMNKGRIEQMGAPEALYELPRTVFVANFLGQSNLFTGDVVGSSSTALTVEVGEHRIVVPTARSVRHSGEVTIGVRPEKLLLLTDAPAENPDRNVLGPGRVVDVSFSGVSTQYTIEIPALGPIVVFAQNMVSGPVVGEGAQVWVSWSIENGFGLADEPGTVPRFAADDSTRSIALQKRGILAGRAGGS from the coding sequence ATGGCGATGGGAACCTTTGCCGAGCGCGGCGCCGACCTCGAGCTGGTCGGGATCAGCAAGCAGTACCCGGGCTTCACCGCCATCGACTCGCTCGATCTGACGATCCCCGCCGGTTCGTTCTTCGCCCTCCTCGGCCCCTCCGGCTGCGGGAAGACGACCACCCTGCGCCTCGTCGCGGGCCTCGAGGAGCCCAGCGCCGGCCGGATCCTGATCGGCGGTGCGGATGTGACGGCCACCAAGACGTTCCAGCGTCCGGTCAACACCGTCTTCCAGTCGTATGCGCTCTTCCCGCACATGTCGATCCTCGAGAACGTCGCTTTCGGCCTCAAGCGCCGCCGGATCGACGACCCGGTCGGCAAGGCGCACGAGGCGCTCCGGCTGGTCGAGCTCGACCATCTCGCCCAGCGCCGACCGGCTCAGCTCTCCGGCGGTCAGCAGCAGCGCGTCGCGCTGGCGCGGGCCCTCGTGAACCGGCCGGCCCTGCTCCTGCTCGACGAGCCCCTCGGCGCACTCGACCTTAAGCTCCGCCGGCAGATGCAGCTCGAGCTGAAGTCGATCCAGGAGGAGGTCGGGCTCACCTTCCTGCACGTCACCCACGACCAGGAGGAGGCCATGACCATGGCCGACACGGTGGCCGTGATGAACAAGGGCCGGATCGAGCAGATGGGTGCCCCCGAGGCCCTCTACGAGCTGCCGCGGACGGTCTTCGTCGCCAACTTCCTCGGTCAGTCGAACCTCTTCACCGGCGATGTCGTCGGCTCGAGCAGCACCGCCCTGACGGTCGAGGTCGGCGAGCACCGGATCGTCGTGCCGACCGCGCGCTCGGTCCGCCACTCCGGCGAGGTGACGATCGGCGTCCGCCCGGAGAAGCTCCTCCTGCTGACGGACGCCCCGGCGGAGAACCCGGACCGCAACGTGCTCGGCCCGGGCCGCGTCGTCGACGTCTCGTTCAGCGGGGTCAGCACGCAGTACACGATCGAGATCCCCGCGCTCGGCCCGATCGTCGTCTTCGCGCAGAACATGGTCTCCGGTCCGGTCGTGGGCGAGGGCGCGCAGGTCTGGGTCAGCTGGAGCATCGAGAACGGCTTCGGTCTCGCCGACGAGCCCG
- a CDS encoding spermidine/putrescine ABC transporter substrate-binding protein codes for MTRPLPRDPLLREAVAVARSRERERRAMLSRRAVLGGLGLGAGALALAACAPVSRAAPTAAVDESAADPRLVWDNWPAYLDEDDAGDYPTLMAFEEQTGISVTYNVAVDDNNSYYGKVKDQLALGQYIGADTVCLTEWMVSRLARRGYIQELDHANIPNIANLTPSLANPDFDPGRHRSLPFQAGFAGICWNKEKLPNGLASVDDLWDPALRGRVGVLSEMRDTIGLIMLAQGTDIAGAWADDQFMNAIDVFRKQVDEGQIRNIKGNAYLNDLQNEDTLAAICWSGDITLINTEAGDKWEFALPDSGGTLWNDTFVVPMGSQRKANAEALMNYYYEPEVAAEVAAWVNYITPVDGAKDAMESIDPELAENQLIFPDEDTLAQSHIFRTLTADEEKDYQAEFQKVLLGI; via the coding sequence ATGACCCGTCCTCTCCCGAGGGACCCGCTTCTCCGCGAGGCGGTCGCCGTCGCCCGCTCCCGCGAGCGCGAGCGTCGCGCGATGCTCTCCCGGCGAGCCGTGCTCGGCGGGCTCGGACTCGGTGCCGGAGCGCTGGCGCTCGCCGCCTGCGCGCCGGTGTCGCGCGCCGCCCCGACCGCCGCCGTCGACGAGTCCGCGGCCGACCCCCGGCTGGTCTGGGACAACTGGCCCGCCTACCTCGACGAGGACGACGCCGGCGACTACCCGACGCTGATGGCGTTCGAGGAGCAGACCGGCATCTCCGTCACCTACAACGTGGCGGTCGACGACAACAACTCCTACTACGGCAAGGTGAAGGACCAGCTCGCCCTCGGCCAGTACATCGGGGCCGACACCGTCTGCCTCACCGAGTGGATGGTCTCGCGGCTCGCGCGCCGCGGCTACATCCAGGAGCTCGACCACGCCAACATCCCGAACATCGCGAACCTCACCCCCTCGCTCGCGAATCCGGACTTCGACCCGGGACGACACCGCTCGCTCCCGTTCCAGGCCGGCTTCGCCGGGATCTGCTGGAACAAGGAGAAGCTGCCGAACGGACTCGCCAGCGTGGACGACCTCTGGGATCCGGCGCTGCGCGGCCGGGTCGGCGTGCTCAGCGAGATGCGCGACACGATCGGGCTGATCATGCTCGCCCAGGGCACCGACATCGCCGGGGCCTGGGCCGACGATCAGTTCATGAACGCGATCGACGTCTTCCGCAAGCAGGTCGACGAGGGCCAGATCCGCAACATCAAGGGCAACGCCTATCTCAACGACCTGCAGAACGAGGACACCCTCGCGGCGATCTGCTGGTCGGGTGACATCACGCTGATCAACACCGAGGCGGGCGACAAGTGGGAGTTCGCCCTGCCCGACTCGGGCGGCACCCTCTGGAACGACACCTTCGTCGTGCCGATGGGCTCGCAGCGGAAGGCCAACGCCGAAGCGCTGATGAACTACTACTACGAGCCGGAGGTCGCCGCCGAGGTGGCCGCCTGGGTCAACTACATCACCCCCGTCGACGGAGCGAAGGACGCCATGGAGAGCATCGACCCGGAGCTGGCGGAGAACCAGCTGATCTTCCCCGACGAGGACACGCTCGCGCAGTCGCACATCTTCCGGACGCTCACCGCGGACGAGGAGAAGGACTACCAGGCCGAGTTCCAGAAAGTGCTGCTGGGCATCTGA